A window of Methanobrevibacter sp. contains these coding sequences:
- a CDS encoding alpha/beta hydrolase, producing MSKLSKIVATVLKKRHREYVDDAGKAAEHMQERSLEEDEYYKIPIIYRSKVESKDMFGCQMLTFNDMDDAERLIIYLHGGIYVNEIRLPHIIFCDKLAKKVNACVFAPIYPLAPNHSYEETYEIVEKLYDYFLTLKKPVIIMGDSAGGGLSAAFSEHLAVKNKPQPENLILISPWVDVSMSGDYDVEFDPMLGVDGLRKMGETWAGDLDPKDYKVSPLFGEVSKLPKTTLFVGTHEIFYPDVVKFHDKLKDNCVEAELIVGYEMTHVYPVYPLVPESKEAFKKIVEIILDF from the coding sequence ATGTCAAAACTGTCAAAAATAGTGGCAACAGTCCTAAAGAAAAGACACCGCGAATATGTGGACGATGCAGGTAAAGCGGCCGAACATATGCAGGAACGCTCTTTAGAAGAAGATGAATATTACAAAATACCAATAATATACCGCTCAAAAGTTGAAAGCAAAGACATGTTTGGATGCCAGATGCTAACATTTAATGATATGGACGATGCGGAACGTTTAATAATATATCTTCATGGAGGGATATATGTTAACGAAATCAGACTTCCCCACATAATCTTTTGCGACAAACTTGCAAAAAAAGTTAATGCCTGCGTATTTGCTCCAATTTATCCGCTTGCTCCAAATCATAGCTATGAAGAAACCTATGAAATTGTTGAAAAGCTCTATGACTATTTCCTGACACTGAAAAAACCTGTTATTATCATGGGTGACTCAGCCGGAGGGGGATTATCCGCTGCATTCAGCGAACATCTGGCGGTTAAAAATAAGCCTCAGCCGGAAAACCTGATTCTAATATCCCCATGGGTTGATGTATCAATGTCTGGAGATTATGATGTGGAATTTGACCCCATGCTTGGAGTGGACGGCCTGCGCAAAATGGGTGAAACCTGGGCAGGAGATTTGGACCCTAAAGACTATAAGGTAAGCCCATTATTCGGGGAAGTGAGCAAACTTCCAAAAACAACGTTGTTTGTGGGAACTCATGAAATATTCTATCCTGATGTTGTTAAATTCCATGACAAATTAAAGGATAATTGTGTTGAAGCCGAACTGATTGTTGGATATGAAATGACCCACGTATATCCTGTTTACCCTTTAGTTCCCGAGTCAAAAGAGGCCTTCAAAAAAATCGTTGAAATAATACTTGATTTTTAG
- a CDS encoding topoisomerase IV — protein MKDSKEKELRISNLKDMIDNVTEKDRTVAPEEIEEDMELINYLNEDPSAGDYEIDDEFIYHPGEDEGQAINLEDNPINEDYIINTPKEKESEASNPTEGDEFFDDFSGDVSEGFDNLINAKVGRTPIIGVISAILGLILIAISGFIFSSRSERVIDNVVSGETNFYFIIFLIFGLLLLIYGLYRVIGFKNPLEGMSNRINSIEENKPAPSKKEEEPVEKVIPKSNIPLDKESYKIGEFNFRDIKSKLKKPSQPKKPAPPTQEELDKIPPAREKPKEKKGLTSEEIEEIEYEQVVRESQSIDDIFAEVEDIDNIPISRDSEKK, from the coding sequence ATGAAAGATTCTAAAGAAAAAGAGCTTAGGATTTCAAATCTCAAGGACATGATTGACAATGTCACAGAAAAGGACCGCACTGTCGCTCCTGAAGAAATCGAAGAGGACATGGAGTTAATCAACTATCTTAATGAAGATCCGTCAGCTGGAGATTATGAAATCGACGACGAATTCATCTATCACCCTGGTGAAGATGAAGGACAAGCTATTAATTTAGAAGATAATCCTATTAATGAAGATTATATAATAAATACTCCCAAAGAAAAAGAATCAGAAGCAAGTAATCCGACTGAAGGTGACGAATTTTTCGATGACTTTTCAGGTGATGTCAGCGAAGGCTTTGACAATCTAATTAATGCCAAAGTTGGAAGAACACCAATCATTGGTGTAATCAGCGCAATTTTGGGATTAATACTCATAGCCATTTCAGGATTTATTTTCTCATCACGCAGTGAAAGAGTCATTGATAATGTAGTCTCCGGTGAAACCAACTTTTATTTCATTATATTTTTAATATTTGGTTTATTACTGCTAATCTATGGATTGTACCGAGTAATTGGTTTTAAAAACCCATTGGAAGGGATGTCAAATAGAATAAATTCTATTGAAGAGAATAAACCTGCTCCTTCTAAAAAAGAAGAAGAGCCCGTTGAAAAAGTCATCCCTAAAAGTAACATTCCATTAGATAAAGAGTCTTACAAAATAGGAGAATTCAACTTTAGGGATATAAAAAGTAAACTCAAAAAACCGTCCCAACCTAAAAAACCAGCGCCACCAACCCAAGAGGAATTGGATAAAATACCACCTGCTCGAGAAAAACCTAAAGAGAAAAAAGGTTTAACTTCTGAAGAAATCGAAGAAATTGAATACGAGCAAGTAGTTCGTGAAAGCCAATCTATTGATGATATCTTTGCAGAAGTTGAAGATATTGATAATATCCCTATTTCTAGAGATAGCGAAAAAAAATAA
- a CDS encoding DNA-directed RNA polymerase subunit L, with the protein MENIEIIEDKTLELTFRINDESHGVCNALRHLLMQDEDVEYAVYNIDHPLTGKPEMTIKTKRGKRPRVALKKAAEELQKESADFKKLIDEAL; encoded by the coding sequence ATGGAAAATATTGAAATTATTGAAGATAAAACTTTAGAATTGACATTTCGCATAAATGATGAAAGTCACGGAGTTTGCAATGCTTTAAGACACCTTTTAATGCAAGATGAAGATGTTGAATATGCTGTTTACAACATCGACCACCCTCTTACTGGAAAACCAGAAATGACAATAAAAACAAAAAGAGGAAAAAGACCTAGAGTTGCATTAAAAAAAGCAGCAGAAGAACTCCAAAAAGAGAGTGCTGATTTTAAAAAACTTATTGATGAAGCTTTATAG
- a CDS encoding transcription factor S, whose translation MEFCPDCGAMLLPKNGKLECGCGYKKDLSSGNEYEVSRKEQLEKSSDETVKMLGEDVEVGPTVNETCPECGHDKATYKLIQTRSADEAPTRIFKCSKCKHTWRAYD comes from the coding sequence ATGGAATTTTGTCCTGATTGTGGTGCCATGCTACTTCCAAAAAATGGAAAACTGGAATGTGGCTGTGGATATAAAAAAGATTTATCAAGCGGCAACGAGTATGAAGTTTCAAGAAAAGAACAATTAGAAAAATCTAGCGATGAAACTGTTAAAATGCTTGGAGAAGACGTTGAAGTAGGTCCAACCGTAAACGAAACCTGTCCTGAATGCGGACATGATAAAGCAACTTATAAATTAATTCAAACCCGTAGTGCTGATGAAGCACCAACTAGAATTTTTAAATGTTCAAAATGTAAACATACTTGGAGAGCATACGATTAA
- a CDS encoding tRNA threonylcarbamoyladenosine dehydratase, translated as MDEKFSRTEMLIGNDGMEKLSDAKVAVFGLGGVGSFVCEGLARSGIGNFVLVDFDKIDESNINRQLIATVDTIGKYKVDLMAERILKINPNANVETYKEFYMDDCEIDILTEDLSYAVDCVDTIMAKIAIICKCDELDVPVISSMGTGNKLDPTMFEVADIFETTVCPLARIMKKDLRKRNIEKLKVVYSQEHPINTNDHEINKDRKFKVKGSVSFVPSVAGLIIAGEVIKDIVKD; from the coding sequence ATGGATGAGAAGTTTTCAAGAACAGAAATGTTAATTGGAAATGACGGAATGGAAAAATTGAGCGATGCAAAGGTTGCCGTTTTCGGACTTGGCGGCGTAGGATCTTTTGTATGCGAAGGACTTGCAAGAAGCGGAATAGGAAATTTTGTTTTGGTTGACTTTGACAAGATAGATGAAAGCAACATCAACAGACAGCTGATTGCAACTGTTGATACAATCGGCAAGTATAAGGTTGATTTGATGGCCGAAAGAATTCTTAAGATTAATCCGAATGCCAATGTGGAAACATATAAGGAATTCTACATGGATGATTGTGAAATAGACATCCTTACAGAGGATTTATCATATGCCGTTGACTGCGTTGACACCATAATGGCAAAGATTGCAATCATATGCAAATGCGATGAACTTGACGTTCCGGTCATCTCATCAATGGGAACCGGAAACAAACTGGATCCCACCATGTTTGAAGTTGCAGACATCTTTGAGACAACCGTGTGCCCACTTGCCAGAATAATGAAAAAAGACCTTAGAAAGAGAAATATAGAAAAATTAAAAGTAGTCTATTCACAGGAACACCCTATAAACACCAACGACCATGAAATAAATAAGGACAGGAAATTTAAAGTAAAAGGAAGCGTTTCTTTTGTTCCGTCAGTTGCGGGACTTATTATCGCCGGAGAAGTGATTAAGGATATCGTAAAAGACTGA
- the dph2 gene encoding diphthamide biosynthesis enzyme Dph2 encodes MSMYDMDLDKVIRKINSKDARTVGLQFPEGLKMQAIKIARAIEEETEATVIISGDPCFGACDVSDWKMKGSVDLIVHYGHTPLPLKYEVPTLFIEAYSKIDVKKDLKKCLEELKGYSRVGLVTTTQHLHLLNEIRDFLEDNGKEVILGSSKSTRKGQVLGCNFSSIKDLDAEVILFVGSGNFHPLGIKLFSNTPVIAIDPYNNEIRKMDEYADRILRIRFARITKARSAKKWGIIVSSKEGQYRMALAKELKKTLEDRDMEAYIILADNINPDILLPYLELEAFVVSACPRIAIDDSQMYKKPLLTPQELEIVLDKREWENYQLDEILFHERYH; translated from the coding sequence ATGTCAATGTATGATATGGATTTGGATAAAGTAATCCGTAAAATCAATTCTAAAGATGCCAGAACCGTTGGCCTTCAGTTTCCAGAAGGCTTGAAAATGCAGGCCATTAAAATAGCCAGAGCTATTGAGGAGGAAACTGAAGCAACAGTCATCATTTCAGGAGACCCATGTTTTGGAGCATGTGACGTTAGTGACTGGAAGATGAAAGGCTCTGTGGATTTGATAGTCCATTACGGACATACTCCACTTCCACTTAAATATGAAGTTCCGACACTGTTCATTGAAGCTTATTCAAAAATTGACGTTAAAAAAGACCTTAAAAAATGTTTGGAAGAGCTTAAAGGATATTCCAGAGTCGGACTGGTCACCACAACACAGCACCTTCATCTTTTAAATGAAATCAGGGATTTTCTTGAAGACAACGGAAAGGAAGTCATTCTTGGCTCATCAAAATCCACCAGGAAAGGGCAGGTTCTCGGATGCAACTTTTCATCAATAAAGGATTTGGATGCTGAGGTGATTCTGTTTGTCGGAAGCGGAAATTTCCACCCGTTAGGCATAAAATTATTTTCAAACACCCCGGTTATCGCTATTGATCCGTACAACAATGAAATTAGAAAGATGGATGAATATGCAGATAGAATCCTAAGAATAAGATTTGCAAGAATCACCAAAGCCCGAAGTGCAAAAAAATGGGGAATAATCGTCTCTTCAAAAGAAGGACAATACAGAATGGCTCTTGCAAAGGAACTTAAGAAAACTTTAGAAGACAGGGATATGGAAGCATACATCATTTTAGCAGACAACATCAATCCGGACATTTTGCTGCCTTATCTTGAATTGGAGGCATTTGTCGTCAGTGCATGTCCAAGAATTGCTATTGACGATTCGCAAATGTATAAAAAACCGTTATTGACTCCGCAGGAGTTGGAAATAGTTTTAGATAAAAGGGAATGGGAAAATTATCAGCTGGATGAAATCTTATTCCATGAAAGATATCATTAA
- a CDS encoding NUDIX hydrolase, which yields MTNYKIPSITTDIFIFDDDLNFILIKRKNEPYKDCWAIPGGFVEYGETVENAAIREAKEETSIDVELMDLVNVYSKPDRDPRGHTITVAYTAKGNFADKKADSDAIDISIFDEKKLDEIDIAFDHKEIIKDCLKTAKKNF from the coding sequence ATGACAAATTACAAAATTCCTTCTATAACTACCGATATCTTTATTTTTGATGATGATTTGAACTTTATTTTAATTAAAAGGAAAAATGAACCATATAAAGATTGTTGGGCTATTCCGGGAGGATTTGTTGAATACGGTGAAACTGTAGAAAACGCAGCAATACGCGAAGCAAAGGAAGAAACCAGCATTGACGTTGAACTCATGGACCTGGTAAATGTTTATTCAAAACCTGACAGGGATCCAAGGGGACACACAATAACAGTAGCATACACAGCAAAAGGAAATTTTGCCGACAAAAAAGCCGACAGCGATGCAATCGACATTTCAATTTTTGATGAAAAAAAATTAGATGAAATCGATATTGCATTCGACCATAAGGAAATAATTAAAGACTGCTTAAAAACAGCAAAAAAGAACTTTTAA
- a CDS encoding V4R domain-containing protein gives MSEQKPIQIFSNSNDNIGVNVVKSPVKLTILEMLRDRDMEFDEIVSNTGKSKSTVSVHLKSLREKGIISYKVHPVDNRKKIFFLNSKYIGSVDMREPKEIEQTQSDYLIKNLVEEDEEFSTLLFHTLKSMLIQEGINIDPILQSTGNSIGKSIFEKLYDDDLDVFMDNLAEFWQRKGLGRLTFKIGQIIKITTYDCFECKFLPKTGKPACFLDTGIFEGLFTEFFNLPVSVIETQCYTMGDEKCVFEIEPLSIKSN, from the coding sequence ATGAGCGAACAAAAACCAATCCAGATTTTCTCAAATTCCAACGACAATATTGGTGTTAATGTTGTAAAAAGTCCAGTAAAACTTACAATTCTTGAAATGTTAAGGGACCGTGATATGGAATTTGATGAAATCGTAAGCAATACAGGAAAATCAAAATCTACAGTATCAGTTCATCTCAAAAGTTTAAGGGAAAAAGGTATAATTTCATATAAGGTTCATCCTGTAGACAACAGGAAAAAAATATTCTTTTTAAACTCCAAATACATAGGTTCTGTCGACATGAGGGAACCAAAAGAGATAGAACAAACCCAATCCGATTACCTAATCAAAAATCTAGTTGAAGAGGATGAGGAATTTTCAACATTGCTGTTCCACACATTAAAATCAATGCTTATTCAGGAAGGAATAAATATAGATCCGATTCTTCAGTCAACAGGAAACAGCATAGGCAAATCAATTTTTGAAAAATTGTATGATGATGATTTGGATGTATTCATGGATAATCTTGCCGAATTCTGGCAAAGAAAAGGTTTAGGAAGATTAACATTTAAAATAGGTCAGATAATAAAAATTACAACCTATGACTGTTTTGAATGCAAATTCCTCCCAAAAACAGGAAAACCAGCATGTTTTTTGGATACTGGAATATTTGAAGGTTTATTCACTGAATTTTTCAATCTCCCTGTCAGCGTTATTGAAACTCAATGTTATACTATGGGAGATGAAAAATGTGTATTTGAAATTGAGCCTTTAAGCATCAAATCAAATTAA
- the cobI gene encoding precorrin-2 C(20)-methyltransferase produces the protein MAKKGKLIGIGVGPGDTELLTLKAARILKTVPVVFSPKSAKEKESIALSIVRPILKERKDYKRLMLVEPIFPMIEDKEELEKVWTSASEMIAQYLDSGRDVAFITLGDSSVFSTYSYVQKKLAGRYEIETVPGITSFTACAAARNKALVEQNQILTIVPKIDDRLEQVLEYSDSVVLMKASRNTSELEKTIEEKERPKEIYSVQNCTRESEKIIEGFSNEKPYLTTTIIKFEDD, from the coding sequence ATGGCTAAAAAAGGAAAATTGATTGGAATTGGTGTCGGACCGGGAGATACAGAATTACTTACATTAAAAGCTGCTAGAATTTTAAAAACAGTCCCTGTTGTTTTCTCACCAAAATCCGCTAAAGAAAAAGAAAGTATTGCATTATCAATTGTTAGACCAATACTTAAAGAAAGAAAAGATTATAAAAGATTAATGCTTGTTGAACCTATATTTCCAATGATTGAAGATAAAGAGGAACTTGAAAAAGTTTGGACCAGCGCATCTGAAATGATAGCTCAATATCTTGACAGCGGAAGGGACGTTGCATTCATTACCCTCGGAGACAGCTCCGTATTCAGCACTTACTCATATGTCCAAAAGAAATTAGCTGGAAGATATGAAATAGAAACAGTTCCTGGAATTACATCATTTACTGCATGTGCTGCAGCCAGGAATAAGGCTTTAGTCGAACAGAACCAGATTTTAACTATTGTTCCTAAAATTGACGACAGATTAGAGCAGGTTTTAGAGTACAGCGATTCAGTCGTGTTAATGAAAGCGTCAAGAAATACTTCTGAACTGGAAAAAACAATAGAAGAAAAAGAAAGACCTAAAGAAATTTATTCAGTGCAGAACTGCACACGCGAAAGCGAAAAAATTATTGAAGGATTTTCTAATGAAAAACCTTACCTTACAACAACAATAATAAAATTTGAAGACGATTAA
- a CDS encoding TatD family hydrolase → MIIDTHCHIYASEMENAEEIINEAAKKDIHMILNGTDPLSNLEVLGLAEKYENVHAALGYLYTFADDVTDDDISLLDEQLENENVIAVGEIGLDYYHTKDNRDRQIKLFEKMLCLAEKHGLPVIVHSRKSMQDTYDILKMHNVRGSMHCYLGSAEMAQQFIKLGFCIGIAGPITHTNNKKTKKMAKNIDISHILVETDSPYLTPEEMRGEKNTPLNLKFIIEKLAEELAMTEDEVIEITTENAKGLFNLFK, encoded by the coding sequence ATGATAATAGATACTCATTGCCACATTTATGCAAGTGAAATGGAAAATGCGGAAGAAATTATAAATGAAGCCGCAAAAAAGGACATCCATATGATATTGAACGGCACGGACCCATTAAGCAACCTTGAAGTATTGGGGCTGGCAGAAAAATACGAAAATGTCCATGCCGCTTTGGGATATCTGTATACCTTTGCAGATGATGTAACTGATGATGATATCTCCTTATTGGATGAGCAGCTTGAAAATGAAAATGTTATTGCAGTGGGAGAGATTGGCCTTGACTATTACCATACAAAGGACAACAGGGACAGGCAAATTAAATTGTTTGAAAAGATGCTATGCCTTGCAGAAAAACACGGCCTGCCTGTGATAGTCCATTCAAGAAAGTCAATGCAGGATACTTATGACATATTGAAAATGCATAATGTGAGGGGTTCCATGCACTGCTATCTGGGTTCTGCAGAAATGGCACAGCAATTCATCAAATTAGGTTTTTGCATTGGAATTGCAGGGCCGATTACTCACACCAACAACAAGAAAACAAAGAAAATGGCGAAAAATATTGACATTAGCCATATTCTTGTGGAAACCGACTCTCCCTATCTGACTCCAGAAGAGATGAGGGGTGAGAAAAATACGCCTCTGAACTTGAAGTTTATCATAGAAAAACTGGCTGAAGAACTGGCCATGACAGAAGATGAGGTCATTGAAATAACTACAGAAAATGCAAAAGGATTATTTAATCTATTCAAATAA
- a CDS encoding exosome complex RNA-binding protein Csl4, translating to MSNKEEQIVMPGDKLGIIEQYLPGEGTYDDNGDIKASVLGNVKINQKMKVISVEGDTKPALLKVGDIVYGQITDIKPQRANVNIECIKDNARPLALPYMGAIHISQAKKDYLEKLSDAFRIGDIIQAKVVKVTGDNIDLGTVDDECGVLKAMCTRCRDYMHTTKKQNELQCNTCNKKEKRKVSKNYING from the coding sequence ATGAGCAATAAAGAGGAACAAATAGTAATGCCTGGAGATAAATTAGGAATAATTGAACAATATCTCCCAGGAGAAGGTACATATGACGATAATGGAGACATAAAAGCATCTGTACTGGGAAATGTTAAAATTAATCAAAAAATGAAGGTTATTTCTGTTGAAGGTGACACTAAACCGGCTTTATTAAAAGTCGGCGACATTGTATATGGACAAATAACTGATATCAAACCACAAAGAGCAAATGTGAATATTGAATGCATAAAAGATAATGCTAGACCGTTAGCATTACCGTATATGGGAGCTATCCACATATCTCAAGCAAAAAAAGATTATCTCGAAAAATTATCCGATGCTTTCAGAATAGGAGACATCATACAAGCAAAAGTAGTTAAAGTTACTGGAGATAATATTGATTTAGGTACAGTAGATGATGAATGTGGAGTTCTAAAGGCAATGTGCACTCGCTGCAGAGACTATATGCATACCACCAAAAAACAAAATGAACTTCAGTGCAATACTTGCAACAAAAAAGAGAAACGTAAAGTCTCTAAAAACTATATTAATGGTTAA
- a CDS encoding ATP-dependent DNA helicase: MSNSIFCPNCGMLKSNCTCGNSSNKKSSGPTNLFSFQKPRTSSILDDEIPEVYSVENHKLDEGTAAYIKELYPHIDDEIIENFPFNEPRSGQLEIIQDINDAIKQGYKYIILEAGTGTGKSAIATTLAKMYESAYILTMTKQLQSQYSNEFSFPLVKGRGNFACLNSNLDATCDMGTCKTTPTSSNFFCPFGIAKNPTLDAELAFEDSFGGTIFYQSANHCHYWNQKANAINSPITLMNYDYAIVELNYVKHFGPRSLLILDEAHNIENKLMTTMEVTLYNRTLEKDISKHISEETLKDGELQDWKMEIDAIRESYEEIDLKEVTKSKADRIRSTIGRLKSLSNNLEKEPKNWVIDAEESGVTFKPLRVHHYAKNNLLKYGDVVIFMSATILSHKMFSKWLGLNPNEVYHIKVDSPFTKEKRPIILNLAGKMSANRIKNTAPKTIPILQEILKKHEGDKGLIHTHSYKCQQYILNNLYNSRLVSHTSKNREQILNFFEKDENPLVLVSPSMSEGVDLPYDKCRFQVIYKMPFPYLGDKQVNMRMKRDKKWYAYKTVMTLMQAYGRGMRAEDDSCYTYIIDSDINMLFKSPMYRSLIPDFFKEAVVRIKN; this comes from the coding sequence ATGTCAAATTCGATTTTTTGCCCAAATTGTGGAATGTTAAAAAGTAATTGTACTTGTGGAAATTCAAGTAATAAGAAATCAAGCGGTCCGACTAATTTATTTAGTTTTCAAAAGCCTAGGACATCCTCCATACTGGATGATGAAATTCCTGAGGTATATTCGGTTGAAAACCATAAACTGGATGAGGGAACTGCGGCATATATAAAGGAGTTATATCCTCACATTGACGACGAGATAATTGAAAATTTCCCTTTCAATGAACCCCGTTCCGGCCAGCTGGAAATTATTCAGGACATTAACGATGCAATCAAGCAGGGTTACAAGTATATAATTTTGGAAGCCGGTACAGGTACCGGAAAATCAGCAATTGCAACCACTCTTGCAAAAATGTATGAATCCGCTTATATCTTAACAATGACCAAGCAGCTGCAGTCACAATATTCAAACGAGTTCAGTTTCCCTCTAGTAAAGGGAAGGGGAAATTTTGCATGTTTGAATTCTAATTTGGATGCCACTTGTGATATGGGTACATGTAAGACAACTCCTACTTCAAGCAACTTTTTCTGTCCGTTTGGTATTGCAAAAAATCCTACATTGGATGCTGAGCTGGCTTTTGAGGATTCATTTGGAGGAACAATATTTTACCAGTCAGCAAATCACTGTCATTACTGGAATCAGAAGGCCAATGCAATAAATTCCCCGATAACTCTTATGAATTATGATTATGCTATTGTGGAGTTAAATTATGTAAAGCATTTCGGCCCACGTTCTCTGTTGATTCTTGACGAAGCTCACAACATCGAAAATAAGCTGATGACTACAATGGAGGTTACATTATATAACAGAACCCTTGAAAAGGATATCAGCAAGCACATTTCAGAAGAAACATTAAAAGATGGCGAGCTTCAGGACTGGAAAATGGAAATTGATGCCATCAGGGAAAGCTATGAAGAAATAGATTTGAAGGAAGTTACCAAAAGCAAAGCTGATAGGATCAGGTCAACTATAGGAAGGCTGAAAAGCCTCAGCAACAATCTTGAAAAGGAACCTAAAAACTGGGTTATCGATGCTGAAGAGTCAGGAGTAACATTCAAGCCGCTGAGAGTGCATCATTACGCTAAAAATAATCTCCTAAAATACGGGGATGTTGTAATTTTCATGAGTGCGACAATCCTGTCTCATAAGATGTTTTCCAAATGGCTGGGGTTAAATCCGAATGAGGTCTACCACATTAAGGTTGACAGTCCGTTCACCAAGGAAAAAAGGCCAATCATTCTTAATCTGGCAGGTAAGATGTCTGCAAACAGGATTAAAAATACAGCTCCAAAAACAATTCCAATCCTTCAGGAAATCCTTAAAAAGCATGAAGGGGATAAGGGTTTAATCCACACACACAGTTACAAGTGTCAGCAGTATATTCTAAACAACCTGTATAATTCAAGGCTAGTTTCCCATACCTCAAAAAACAGGGAACAGATATTGAATTTCTTTGAAAAAGATGAAAACCCGCTGGTTCTTGTTTCACCGTCCATGAGTGAGGGTGTTGATTTGCCTTATGATAAGTGCAGATTCCAGGTTATCTATAAGATGCCGTTCCCATATCTTGGTGATAAGCAGGTGAATATGAGAATGAAAAGGGATAAGAAATGGTATGCTTATAAGACTGTAATGACTCTCATGCAGGCGTATGGCCGTGGAATGAGAGCTGAAGATGATTCCTGTTACACTTACATCATTGACAGTGACATTAACATGCTGTTTAAAAGTCCTATGTACAGATCTTTAATTCCTGACTTTTTCAAGGAAGCTGTTGTAAGAATAAAAAATTAG
- a CDS encoding BRO family protein yields the protein MEEKYAIKLFEEYKIRTKWDSEIEDWYYSIIDVIAVLTESKNPRNYWKVLKKRMKDEGSELVTNCNRLKMPAKDGKMRLTDVATTKQLLRLIQSVPSPKAEPFKQWLAQMGKERLEEIADPEIAMQRAIDTYRQKGYSEDWITQRMRTIETRKELTAEWNRVGVNEGIEYAILTDDISKAWSGMSTKEYKQYKGLKKEGLRDNMTNMELILNMLAEASTTEISKVENPDGFEESRDVAKRGGNIAGNARKELESVTGKSVISKKNSKNPELLDE from the coding sequence ATGGAAGAAAAATATGCAATTAAATTATTCGAAGAATACAAAATAAGAACCAAATGGGATTCTGAAATCGAAGATTGGTACTATTCCATAATAGATGTTATTGCAGTTCTTACCGAGAGCAAAAATCCAAGAAACTATTGGAAAGTATTGAAAAAAAGGATGAAAGACGAAGGTAGTGAACTGGTTACAAATTGTAACCGTTTGAAAATGCCTGCCAAAGATGGCAAAATGCGTTTAACAGATGTTGCAACAACTAAACAATTATTACGTCTCATCCAGTCAGTCCCTTCACCAAAAGCAGAACCGTTCAAACAATGGTTAGCTCAAATGGGTAAAGAAAGACTTGAAGAGATAGCAGACCCCGAAATCGCCATGCAAAGAGCAATCGACACTTACCGCCAAAAAGGTTACTCCGAAGATTGGATTACTCAGAGAATGAGAACTATCGAAACCAGAAAAGAACTGACAGCAGAATGGAACAGGGTCGGAGTTAACGAAGGAATCGAATATGCAATATTGACTGATGATATTTCAAAAGCATGGTCAGGAATGTCTACAAAAGAGTACAAACAATACAAGGGACTTAAAAAAGAAGGTCTAAGAGACAATATGACAAATATGGAACTAATCCTAAACATGCTCGCTGAAGCTTCAACAACCGAAATAAGCAAAGTTGAAAATCCAGACGGCTTTGAAGAAAGCCGTGATGTTGCAAAACGTGGGGGAAACATTGCAGGAAATGCAAGAAAAGAACTTGAATCAGTGACTGGAAAATCCGTTATTAGCAAAAAGAATTCCAAAAATCCCGAATTGTTGGATGAATAA